CAGCAAActctaaacatgtttaaaataaacactaCTGTCACATGTGGACGTGTGTCACAAACGAGCACAAAGCAAGTTTGTAacttcatttgttcttcatccTTTGTTGTTGCTAACGTTACGAGGGTTTGCGTCACACCCGGCCAGTTAGTAAAGTCGTCCCTGATTGGTCGATACGCTGTAGGTGTATTCATGTGACCAATCATATGTCACGATATTGTGTGGGACCACAGTATGAATGCTGATCGCACTAAAATGACATTTACCacaataaatgctttaaaattgcaataaagaaaaaaaaaaaaaccagaacatcaacgttttttttatagtttttctaACCTCtcaaaatagttaaaatatatCTTAAAGTACAGATATCACCTTGTAGTAATTGGAGGACATACTCTTAACTCATGGGAGCCAAAAAACACACCCTGCcgcatcttaaaaaaaatgtcaaatcatgcAACAACATATTTAGAGCACTATTGCTGCAGCACGGCGCAATCTATGGTCTCTCAGAGATTGGGTTTATTAAAGATGCAGTTCATATGAGCTGATCTAAAGAATAACCAGGTAGTTTGGAATAATGTCTTATATAGTTAGTCATAGTCAGTGCACTCtgctttatatatttaaagtcaGCATGTGCAATGTGTAACCTGTATGGTCAAATGATAACCACTAGAGGGCCAACTTTTAATTTATAATCCAGTAAAAATGGATTATATCGTGATGAATTGcatttcagttgttttaaaatacatttactgaaaaTACAATTCCTTTACTGAGAAATTCTGTGAGTCGGAGGAGGGGACATTCTGTCCTTGCTGTAATTTCCTATCTTGCATACTACCTCAGACTTGATTATTTTTCCAAGATTAAGGTGGTATTTATTTAATCACAGGATATACcaaattttgtttttagctGATTTGCTTGCATTGGCTTGCTGTGACATTTAATTGTGATACTTAGatcataattatatttttattaaaattatttctAACACAGCAGACTTCTATCCGGCAGTATTTCAAGAGTTTGTACAGTGTCATGCCATATACATTGTGTCTTTGTCAGGATTTATGGAGGCTAATTGTGACAACATCTGCAGTTTTTAGGAGTAACAGTATATACTGTTTTGTCCTCAGCGACCCTGTCTGTTGCAGTCCCTTGTTGCTCCACCGCTTATCCCCGCCTCCGCCACCCCCCACACTCATCCTCAGTCACCCCACCCCATCTCTCCCTTGGCTGAGACTGGCTGGCTGGCACCATTATCAATTCCTTCTGTCAGCATGCCTGAAAAAAGTAGCTTACGTCACGGTCATTACTGGCTCTATAAAAGCCAGTGTAATGCAGATTCACTGTGCAGTCAACCCAGCTCCATTTCTAGACATAGAGAAGGCCGTTTCTTCCAGTCATGACTTCCGCTGGCTTTGGCTCTTACTTCCCTTCTTCTTACAAGAGGAGGGTAGTTGTGCGCAATGCAGGatatggagctggaggaggaataGGATCTAGGTCTGTCTACTCCAGCCATGCTGCTCCAATAACTTCCTATGCATCATCACGCAGAAGTTATCCAACACAAAGCCGAGCCTTTTCCAGCTACTCCTCTGTGCTTTCTGCTCCAGTGTCAGCTGCCACTGAGATTCGCCTTGACCAAGCAGCCCAGGTTAGTTCTGATTTCAAAGTACTCAGGACCCAGGAGAAGGCCGAGCTGCAGGACCTGAATGACCGTTTTGTGAGCTTCATTGAGAGGGTCCATGAACTTGAACAGCAGAACAAGTTGTTGGAGACTGAACTTCTGCTGCTAAGGCAGAAGCAGGCGGAGCCATCCAACCTTCGGGCCCTGTATGAGCATGAGATCCGCCAGCTCCGTGCTGCTGTAGAGGAGGCCCAACATGAGAAGCAAGCAGCCCAGGACCATAGGGATGAGATGGAGAACGTGTTTAGTAACATGCAAAAACGCTACGAAGACGAAGTTCTCGGCAGAGAGGAATCAGAGGGCAGGCTCATGGATGCCAGGAAGGGAGCAGATGAGGCTGCACTGGGCCGGGCTGAGATGGAGAAAAGAGTTGGGACCCTGCTGGATGAGCTGGTCTTCCTAAAGCGCCTTTGCGAGGGTGAGATTGCAGAGCTGCAGGCCCAAATACAGTACAGCGCAGAGGTGTCGATGGAGATGGAGGTTACCAAACCAGACCTATCCACTGCCCTCCGTGACATCCGTGTTCAGTATGAGAAGCTGGCACATCAAAACCTTCAGTCAGCTGAGGAATGGTTCTGCAACAAGGTGAATGTGATGACAGTAGGCTCTTCTCGCAACACAGAG
This sequence is a window from Anoplopoma fimbria isolate UVic2021 breed Golden Eagle Sablefish chromosome 13, Afim_UVic_2022, whole genome shotgun sequence. Protein-coding genes within it:
- the neflb gene encoding neurofilament light chain b, which encodes MTSAGFGSYFPSSYKRRVVVRNAGYGAGGGIGSRSVYSSHAAPITSYASSRRSYPTQSRAFSSYSSVLSAPVSAATEIRLDQAAQVSSDFKVLRTQEKAELQDLNDRFVSFIERVHELEQQNKLLETELLLLRQKQAEPSNLRALYEHEIRQLRAAVEEAQHEKQAAQDHRDEMENVFSNMQKRYEDEVLGREESEGRLMDARKGADEAALGRAEMEKRVGTLLDELVFLKRLCEGEIAELQAQIQYSAEVSMEMEVTKPDLSTALRDIRVQYEKLAHQNLQSAEEWFCNKVNVMTVGSSRNTESARNAKDETAEYRRLLKTRMLEIDACREMNQTLENQLQDVEEKQSAEISALQDTISQLEDELRANKNDMAHYLKDYQDLLNVKMALEIEIAAYRQLLEGEENRLNVSGLGSFNVYSQAMYAAPSYGRTQFSLQSQLSSAAPYSLSSRLYMSSLSKEETISASQAQQAEASPPHEEEEEEEEQVEEEEKEEEAEEEKEEEKEEEAEEDHGEEGEEEKEEEEAEVEEEEKQEEGEKEADGEEGEAADGEEDEKEGGEGGEEIPPQHEEDAEQKEEEADKEEKETEKQEEVEAEEKNGKRAD